Proteins encoded within one genomic window of Anastrepha ludens isolate Willacy chromosome 4, idAnaLude1.1, whole genome shotgun sequence:
- the LOC128859885 gene encoding ribosome biogenesis regulatory protein homolog — translation MDIVKEVLEKQQRALEKYKPITVDKHLEVRLDIGSLLCTDPNDLDANELRNNKEQFLLDVTRDNTQLLINAIWELPTERVDECIVAQLPEPTTILPRLRKVPGPKPLTKWEKFAKEKGIKKKKKDKKKYDEILDKWVPTYGFKRADAEKEKEWVIEVPKNVDPNEDMFQKKIDLRNEKVAKNEIQRMKNIVRAKKVEVPRGGYFGPEAASSGQLLTAVTVAKSSTASVGKFQNKLPKEKEARGIGVKELIPGAKRKASHIGPQPEKEVNLDLIKSVLNKKPKYDIEKAISIQKNESKLEREADPTTNVKKGKKGKGGKRSKGHGKGGKKPKGGRGQRAPGKKVAVGRKRR, via the exons ATGGATATCGTAAAGGAAGTGTTAGAAAAACAACAACGTgcattggaaaaatataaaccaATCACTGTAGATAAACATTTGGAAGTCCGACTAGATATTGGTTCTTTACTGTGTACTGACCCAAATGATTTGGATGCGAATGAACTTAG AAATAACAAAGAGCAGTTCTTGCTTGATGTAACGCGTGACAATACGCAGTTGCTTATTAATGCAATTTGGGAGCTTCCGACTGAGCGCGTTGACGAATGCATTGTGGCGCAGCTACCGGAACCAACTACTATCTTGCCTCGTCTGCGGAAGGTGCCCGGGCCTAAGCCTTTAACAAAATGGGAGAAGTTCGCGAAAGAGAAAGgtattaagaagaaaaagaaggacAAGAAAAAGTACGATGAAATACTTGAC AAATGGGTGCCAACATATGGATTTAAACGTGCGGATgctgaaaaagaaaaggaatggGTCATAGAAGTGCCCAAAAATGTTGATCCCAATGAAGATATGTtccagaaaaaaattgatttgcgTAATGAAAAAGTGGCCAAGAATGAAATACAACGCATGAAAAACATTGTACGagcaaaaaaagttgaagtacCGCGTGGTGGATATTTTGGTCCAGAGGCTGCTTCCTCGGGGCAGTTGCTTACTGCAGTAACTGTTGCTAAGTCATCTACAGCCTCCGTtggaaaattccaaaataaattaCCTAAGGAAAAGGAAGCGCGTGGTATTGGTGTAAAAGAATTGATACCTGGAGCGAAACGTAAAGCATCCCACATCGGTCCACAGCCAGAAAAGGAggttaatttggatttgataaagagtgtacttaataaaaaaccgaaatatGACATTGAAAAGGCGATTTCTATACAAAAGAATGAAAGTAAACTAGA GAGGGAAGCTGATCCTACTACTAACGTAAAGAAGGGGAAAAAAGGAAAAGGAGGCAAGAGAAGTAAAGGCCACGGTAAAGGTGGGAAAAAACCTAAAGGCGGACGTGGACAGCGTGCGCCTGGAAAAAAGGTTGCTGTGGGTAGAAAAAggcgataa
- the LOC128859886 gene encoding protein-cysteine N-palmitoyltransferase Rasp — protein sequence MYARPKEMDQLPRFHFYRRELCLYFGVYFAYLIYGLWTLFELREVLQEHSGYTRDPYNYELDIFNEYLRFNWHWYILHAVITTTSRSFLSENKMGIVFACVSIPSLLSILPLNMIVFVMAMLITFYSVSYSGNRKMVWFATALWVAILNILAFYIANFRDEESIFYTLSVILFWTLLRCCSFAHFCVDSQFKTEELLNVTTFTQFLGYTLYFPTLANGPFLDYKRFIGMSSEMKPQGLSGQLKTFVWELVRIFFWWLILDLGMRYLFVHYIAMVPETAKLVKSPFGRHAIGYFLGQFFFMTYLVKYGLGIAFARYDGMQPPSKPQCIGHVHYYSNMWKRFDQGLYEFLFDYIYHPLVMADYSKFVSTVLTFAFVFMWHGCQTDILIWTVMNFWCLIAEKILKYAMRSQFYKRMIEEKLGHQISQRFHALVFSQLFIVAAFSNVFFIGSPKMGVYLMMNAYGTGFGNYLALSFCCYCFFQCSELISMELWKINEKRKTKTS from the coding sequence ATGTATGCCCGACCGAAGGAAATGGACCAACTACCGAGGTTTCACTTTTACCGGCGTGAATTGTGTTTATATTTTGGGGTATACTTTGCCTACCTCATTTATGGCTTATGGACATTGTTCGAATTACGTGAAGTATTACAAGAGCACTCAGGATATACACGTGACCCTTATAATTACGAGTTGGACATTTTTAATGAATACTTGCGTTTTAACTGGCATTGGTACATATTGCATGCTGTAATTACCACCACCTCACGATCATTTTTAAGTGAAAACAAGATGGGTATCGTCTTCGCCTGTGTATCAATTCCTTCACTGTTGAGCATACTTCCATTGAATATGATAGTATTTGTTATGGCAATGCTAATAACTTTCTATTCGGTGTCATATAGTGGCAATAGGAAGATGGTATGGTTCGCAACGGCGTTATGGGttgcaattttaaatattttagcatTTTATATAGCTAATTTTCGCGATGAAGagagcattttttatacactcaGCGTTATACTGTTTTGGACATTATTGCGCTGTTGTAGTTTTGCACATTTTTGCGTCGATTCACAATTCAAAACGGAAGAACTTTTAAATGTAACCACATTTACACAGTTTCTGGGATATACCTTATATTTTCCAACACTTGCAAACGGTCCATTCTTAGATTATAAACGTTTCATTGGAATGTCAAGCGAAATGAAGCCGCAAGGATTGTCTGGCCAACTCAAGACTTTTGTGTGGGAATTAGTGCGGATTTTCTTCTGGTGGCTAATTTTGGATCTCGGAATGCGTTATTTATTTGTGCATTACATTGCTATGGTACCCGAAACAGCAAAACTCGTGAAGTCACCCTTTGGACGACACGCAATCGGTTATTTCTTGGGTCAATTCTTTTTCATGACGTATCTTGTAAAGTATGGATTAGGAATTGCTTTCGCGCGATACGATGGAATGCAACCGCCTAGCAAGCCACAGTGCATCGGACATGTACATTATTATTCGAACATGTGGAAGCGTTTTGATCAAGGTCTATATGAATTTCTCTTCGATTATATTTATCATCCACTAGTAATGGCAGACTACTCTAAATTCGTGTCAACTGTGCTTACTTTTGCCTTTGTATTTATGTGGCATGGCTGTCAGACTGATATACTAATTTGGacagtaatgaatttttggtgtttaattgcggaaaaaatattgaagtatGCAATGCGTTCTCAGTTCTATAAAAGAATGATTGAAGAGAAATTGGGTCACCAAATATCACAACGTTTTCATGCACTAGTATTTAGCCAACTTTTTATCGTAGCAGCTTTTTCCAACGTTTTCTTTATTGGCAGTCCCAAAATGGGtgtttatttaatgatgaacGCTTACGGTACTGGCTTTGGCAATTATCTGGCATTGTCATTTTGTTGTTACTGTTTCTTTCAATGCTCTGAATTGATATCAATGGAACTTtggaaaattaatgaaaaaaggaaaaccaaAACAAGTTaa
- the LOC128859887 gene encoding 60S ribosomal protein L28, translating to METTSPHLNWLIIRNNNSFLLKKRDVKKPFSTEANNLTNVSSYRYSGLVHKKTVGVVPAADKKGFSVVLKKSKNAHRPAKNTSSVTFKAGPRRSLKKLKNLLTGIKYRKDLTQAALRRASAVLASQKAAPVKNVKKAEKI from the exons ATGGAGACCACATCACCCCACCTGAACTGGTTAATCATCCGCAACAACAACTCTTTTCTCCTGAAAAAGCGGGATGTGAAAAAACCTTTCAGCACG GAAGCCAACAATTTAACCAATGTAAGCTCCTACCGCTACAGTGGTTTGGTCCACAAGAAGACAGTTGGTGTTGTACCTGCTGCTGACAAGAAAGGATTTTCTGTTGtattgaaaaagagcaaaaatgcTCACCGCCCTGCAAAGAACACATCTAGTGTAACATTTAAGGCTGGTCCAAGAAGATCGCTGAAAAAGCTAAAGAATCTTCTGACTGGTATTAAATACCGCAAAGATCTGACACAG gCTGCTCTGCGTCGCGCCTCTGCTGTCCTAGCATCACAAAAGGCAGCACCCgtcaaaaatgtaaagaaagctGAAAAAATCTAA